Proteins from one Mercurialis annua linkage group LG7, ddMerAnnu1.2, whole genome shotgun sequence genomic window:
- the LOC126657135 gene encoding uncharacterized protein LOC126657135 — protein sequence MTFTNVQEVRKTLATYAIAKGVKLKIKPNETKRVRVVCVTNENCPFVIHISQIGDTAGPPVKTLKPKHDYFMKKKLYKKPKMARKDLKAIVEEQLRVRVSIAKCKRAKKEIRQELNGKVEFGYLEAYAAALRSSNPGTTAHIDMCTQSLRKGKKVFKRMFICFDACRRGWLAGCRPFIGLDGFFLKGVSKGILLSAVGKDGNDKMFPIAWAVVDKETKNN from the exons ATGACATTTACCAATGTCCAGGAAGTTAGAAAAACACTTGCAACTTATGCTATTGCAAAGGGGGTTAAGTTGAAGATAAAGCCTAATGAGACCAAGAGAGTTAGGGTAGTTTGTGTTACCAATGAAAACTGCCCATTTGTGATACATATTTCACAAATTGGAGACACTGCAGGGCCACCTGTGAAGACCTTGAAGCCAAAACATGACT ATTTCATGAAGAAGAAACTGTACAAAAAGCCAAAAATGGCCAGAAAAGACTTAAAGGCCATTGTAGAAGAGCAACTGAGAGTCAGAGTGAGCATTGCAAAATGCAAAAGGGCTAAAAAGGAAATAAGACAAGAATTGAATGGGAAGGTGGAGTTTGGGTATTTGGAGGCCTATGCTGCAGCTTTGAGAAGCAGCAATCCTGGAACCACTGCTCACATAGATATGTGTACTCAAAGtttaagaaaaggaaaaaaggtGTTTAAAAGAATGTTTATTTGCTTTGATGCTTGCAGAAGGGGATGGTTAGCAGGTTGTAGGCCATTTATTGGCTTAGATGGGTTCTTCTTGAAAGGGGTCAGCAAAGGAATTTTGCTATCCGCAGTGGGAAAAGATGGTAATGATAAGATGTTTCCCATTGCATGGGCTGTGGTTGACAAAGAAACTAAGAACAACTAG